The genomic DNA AGCATGAAACTAGGATTTAGGATGTTTGTGATCTTAGATTGTGCAAATCTTCGTCGTAATCCTAATTAAAGACCTGAATTACAAAGTTCGTTGACCTGCGTCCTTTAATAGCTGCCACACAGTGATCCTCCTACACGGGGAAACTGGGGCACAAAGTTTAGACAAAGACTTATTAAACCAGCAAGGTCCGAAAAGATGAAGAAGGACGACGGTGGGAGGGCCGAGACAAGCTTTTAACAAGCTTCCCCCTGTTTGAAGTTCACAAATGATGTCCTGTTAGCCTCACTCTGAGTGGGCATCAAagcatgctaatgttagcatcggagggaaggatttaaaaaaaaaaacaccagcatgtgtttgtgtttacctCACTTCTGAGTCCTACGTTTGTGCCACCCGAGGTGACTAGATAGTGTCAAAAATATAATTAGATTAATATATGAACTGTTGACAAACCGTTGTTCATGTTAACAGGCATAAAACAtgaccttgaaaaaaaaaaaaaaaaaaaaaagaaacgggCCTGTAAAATGTGCTGCGTGCAACATTTAGTCCAGCAAATTACAACCACATTTTCCATAAAGTTTGCTGCTTCCTGTCCTCCCCTGTTCTCCCTCCCTCCTTCTGGCACTCATCCATTAGTGCAAGAGGGAAGAAGGGAGCTGAGGCAGCATTTTACTGTACAAAACCAGGTGCAACAATCCTCTCAAAATATTATCAGAacaacaacaccaaaaaaagaTCAAACATCTGTCTGTATCGAACTACAACCAGTAGAAAAAGATCAATATTAAATGTGCTAAAAGAATGTAATCTACTGAGAAAACCAAAACatgttttcttgttattttttgcaATTCCAACAAGACATATTTTGCAGCTATAATTTAGAACAAGGATGAGCAACTCTATCACAAAAATATGACTGTatttgatccgagggccacattatcaacatttatgtcagcatttagaataatgatcagtcagagcattaacacaaacataattttgtctttgtctgtggttttatgtctgtttttttttttttttttttgtgttcttgttttaattttctgcatttttgttgtcgatttgtgcgtttttggggtcactttctgtattttcctgtcattttgtgcaattttgtttacagtttgtgtgtctcaGGAGCTATTCTGTcacgtgttgttgttttgtgtgtttttgtagtcattttgtttgtttaggtaGTTGttatgtttgtctttgttgtcattttgtgtattttttgcatttcttatgtactttgtgcaatttgctgccgatttgtgtgttttaggagttagTTTGTGGATTATGtcgggcttcatattccttcttgaattacaattttttttgggTTTGCTTTAGGGGCCTAAATAAAttcactgagggccacattaggcccccgggccgccagttgcctatgtctgatttAGAGTTATTACAgcagtggtgtcaaactcaaggtcagTTTGGCCCACAAGAGAAAATTGCAAGAGAAATATAATTATTTCGTACAACTGAATGTTTTATACCTTAGAAAATGAGTAACGTAAAGTAATGTAAAGTCTTTTAAACAAGGTGTGTTAAAATCAGGGagtaaaatggttaaaattccactttttttttttttttaataaaaaatgctttaattttttttttttttttttggtcttattGAGATTAAACAAGTCAATATGTGGAATCTGAATTTTGATTCTGAGATTTTAcagtttatacaaaaaaaaaaaaaaaaaagagattaaaggCAGAATATAAACACACTATTGGAGCATTACTAAtaagcaaataaataataatggagTAGGTAATGAGAAATCATTTATTTCACGAATTAAACTACAGAGTTGTTTGAACTGaagacaaagaaaaatacatccTGACTTTCTGAGACTTTTGCTTATTCAGCAAACTGCCCTGTCAGCATCTCTGATGACGTCATCACACACCCCTGCGGGTTTACTTTGAGCTTTTTTGACTAATTAAAAGGCAAGGcatgtttatttgtatagcaaatttcatttttacatgatcaaaaagtgcaacagaaaacattcaacagcttaaaaatcaataagaacattaaaatgagCAGGAAAAACATCTAAAATCAGCAGGAAAAAACATAAACAGAGCTGTTGGCTAAGGACAGGGTCGGcgtcaattctaattgtaattgcgtaattgataattaattacaattctgatggtaattgaaaaaatctgttgctgttgtaatccaggttgaattgtaattgagttcagattgTTCACTTTTCTATTGTAATTGGCGTGAATtccattttataaaaaaaaaacctgtcaattacaattgcaattgtCAATtacagatgcccacaccaaaaatattaataccaatatttttcattgattaggaagcctaatatgTTTAAGGATAATAAGCagatggttttttttgttgtttttttaaaaatattaaaataaatgtgtttgaccAAATTTTTACATAATTAGCCAGTCGTGTAACTGTTAGCATTGAAATAATTTTgtacataattttatttttcaatgtattAATAGTATTTTTCATTAACATATGCAGCACAACGGTATTATTagtaaacaaaagaagaaaaaaaacaacaacaacccaattttaataataataataagaagaagaataatTACGTATAAGGTCGCGGGAAGCTAGCTAGTGCTAAATGTAGGTAACAAAATACCGGGGGCACAACTTTTCCCACAACATCAAACCATGTTTACAGTAAAGAGCTACGTCATCATCCGTTTGGTGCTTGTGTTATCTAGTGATTAGCATCAAAACGTCGCGATAAAGTAACACAAGAAGCGCAGTTCCTCgcacaattaataataataaataaaaaagtaacctTTGAGCTGTGAAAATACAACATTATGGTGTGTTTGACTTACTTGTCCAGGACAAAGTACAGGTCAAATGCGCCCTGACAGGAGCTttcttcatcctcttcatccTGTAACTCCGGCTCGCTTCTTAATgaagtaaaaaggaaaaataatccCAACGAAACCAGAAGAAGACGCGTGTGTAGCAAAAGTTTGGACATGTTTATccctgtagaaaaaaaaaaaaaaaaaaacaacaacttaatCCTGAAGTTTGTGCTTAAAAGTGTCCGGGTGGGTTTTTACATCCCAGAGACAAAGACTGGATGCAGCCGATGATCCACGTGTATTTATATGAGCTATGATCAGGGTCCCCAAAAAACAGCCAGAGCGCTTTACCCTAAaatgttcatttgaattaaattctGACTTTTATCTAAGATTATTatcaacaaaaaccaaaaaaaaaaaccaaaccaagTCCAGCCCGGCTTTAGTTTGATGGTTATAGAGGATGCCCTGGTTATGTGTTTGGAGCTGGAGGGACTGGACTGGGAACCCAGGGGACAGACTGTAGAAATGGACCAGGTTTCATGTTTcatgcagagagagaaggagaggaAAAGAGCAGAAAATGGGTCAAGATCCCGTTTGGCGCCTCCCTCCCGTGGCAGACTGTGTGAAAAAGTGACAGGATGGATCCATCATCACCACTTTTGGCTCTTTCATtgactttcattttattttattatttttatttttacattttgtcattttgccaAAATTCAGCTtggattttatgcatttttatgctGCTGGTATTTTCCCTTTAGCTGCTGTCTTTTCATATTCTACCACAATTATGATGTTCTGAAGTCAGAACATCATGAACAGCGacttaaatatgcaaaataaatataaaactatACAGTAAAAGTAAATAGgctaatatatacagtataccatacacccagaggtgaaagtaaaggATTACAAGTATtcgcgttactgtaactgaCTAGCCTTTATAGTTATATttcagtaattttatttgtaattacaagtacattttaaaataagtaaagtaattagttttatttttacccCCAATCGTCActgtgtaaattattattttttgtatcataatcaatggacattgtgaaattacaaaaaaaaaaaaaaaaacaaataaataaataaataaataaccagacaacaatgaaatgcatcacatcataacattgaatgctggttattttctcagttttaaagttaataaatgtagctatacttggagcgtgatatttttttaaattttgaattgaattaattggtgttgttttatttaaaaaagaaatgtacattttgaaaaaccttttattttatacagatgcctttgttgaaaataaatgaagttccagtcgtgcaatatttggtctcttccGTTGTTTATACATGACACGTTTACTGTATCCACATGAACCATGGCAAAATctaataccaaaaataaatgtgtgggcAAAGTAactattaacatttttttctcttttagtactattgtttttttgcttttctttttttctcagtactttttacttgtacttgagtattttatgtatgacttacttgtacttgtacttgaatgcAATTTTTCAATCAAGTCACAGTACTTGTTCTacatgagtaggatatatcagcactctttacacctctgcctgcACCttatgaaatatagtgaaattTAGTTTATAATGAGTTTCAGCTCTAAAGTCTTTGATTAAAAGCACAAACTGATCCAAGAATCTTgaagtcatgtgatatatttaacaaaaagtgGAGTGCTCTGAGTAATTCATTTtgttaccaactaattcagttataatatctcagcccctcccaatacacaaattcaatgaatctTCACATTAGCAGTTTCCTTGTGCTTATATCACacaatgcagtcatttttaatctaaaactgttaaaagaactcttaatttttcaaaatcctgcattttTCCTTAAATTAATCCACAAAATCTTCCCAaacgaaatgaaaatttgttactaaatcaatgaaatttaagtgaagatcctacagggactgatGTCTGTttcttattgcttggatattgtcattgCCTTACATACACATATTATTTATGCGTGAAAGTGAAAACTATGGgcacaaattgttgaaatttcTCAAACTGCTCCTTATTCGTCCCCCGCACTAAAATGGGTTTTACACCCCTGTACTATTTCCTTCAGTGTACCCCtcccttcacaataaaacaagaacaaaaaacaccactctaacACTCAGATAGTTGGATTTCATTTATTGTGTCTCACCTCTGGTAAAACTGAAAGATCCTGAGTCATGCTAGAACATTCCATTCTGTTATGGTTAcatcgtcttttttttttttttttttatcaatgagACAAATTGATGAAGCACCTCTGATTACTGATATTGTCTTAGTTTGATGATTTCTGTGTCACAATGACAAATATCTGCAGATATCCCATCGGTTTAGGCTTGATTTGCTTTCTGTTCCCAAACACACAAGGAAATTctcaacaaaaatattattgaCAAAATTTAGTATTGATAATCATTATTACCCTTGTCAGTCACAGTAGaatttaatgcaaaaataaactacagaaAATAAAGTTCAACATTCACTCtgcccaaaaaaacaaagacatctTGGATATAAGGAGGAAAAATTACCCAAAACATTACGGTCTTCGCCTACGTTGTTAAATTCTCACAGAATTCTATATTCTTGTGACCAAAATCAACTGTTGAAATCCCCCTTTATTACTGGTTTTGTTTACTTCTGACCTCCAAAGTGCTTGTTGAAAATACCCTTTGCGGCCTCCAGGGCATCCTCAGCCCGGACTGGAATGTGAGGTGCGACGCCAGCTCCCTCCCAGGCTGGTCCGGCAATAGTATCAGAATGAATAGTGGGGATGTCAATGAAAATGTCAGTTTCACCAACACGGAAGGTCTTGGGTGGGTGGGAGGACCCATTAGTTGTAGCACCGACGATCATAGCCCGACCAACCTTCTTCATGATGTAAACAAACTCCTCCGCAGCACCGGCGGTGGCTCCGCTGGTCAGAATGATGAGGCTTTTCTTGGAGCCGTACCTCGCGCCTGAAGAAGAGGTCAGATAAGGAAGGCAGGGAAATACTTGGTCAAGTTTGATGAGAGAAAGAAGATGGCATTTGGTTCAGTTCTCAGTTTTACACACAAGTCTCTTGAAGTGCTGTGAATCAGTGTTGGCGTTCCACAGGGGTTTGTGTTGGGTCCTCTTGTAATCATAATCCACTTACTCCCCCTACGCTAGAAGCTTCTGAAATTATTCTACCATTGTTTTTACTACTACACTGATGACACCTATTTAACAATAAATCTGCAGTTCTCTTCACTGGTTTCAAGTAGTGATGTACGATATTATCAACATGTTATTGGTATTGGCCAACATTGGTTTTAAATTCCACACATGCAATTAAATGATCAAATACCAGGCTTTCCTTCTTAGATCAGTCCATAGACATCATATACATATGCGCATCATCTCCTGTAAAAAGGCGTGGCTAAGTGCCGCCATCTTGTGCGTCTGCAGGAGTGCTTGTAAATCAACAGAAGTAAGAGGAACTCAACAATCTCAATATagaattatttacagaaattaACCCATTTCCAAACAGTTTGATTTTTTACATCATATATACCAGTAGCTACAAGACAGAAAGCCTGGATCTtgaaaaaaggttgtttttatcactaaccctaacccacatAATTGAAATAGGtaatcaaaatcagaatcagaaaaacttaataCAGTATATCCCAGTTGGGTAATTAGAAAGGCAAAGAGCGAcatataaagaaaattaaacaaacaataataataataataatattaatattaataataatataaatgaaaacagccctaataataataataaaatcaataacaagGTGAAAATGAATGATAAGGTGCTAAAttcttataaaaaataaaaatgataataatgaataaaaataaatgaaagtataTATAGGTGCgtaaattgatttttattttaggaCAGTGGCAGACCAGCAGTCAGATAGTCTGAGTAGTGGTAAAAAGAGTGATTATAGTAAATCATTTAGTGTTCAGGAGGACAACAGCTTTGGGAACAAATGTCGCCCTTCTTCTCTGGGTCTTACAGAGAAGGAGGGCGACATTTGTCCCCAAAGCTGGAGAAATAGCTAAGTAGGCAGTAAAGTAACTGTTTTAAGAATAGGATAGGCTACATGTatcttattttctttaaaaacaattgtcatGAATCAATATGACATGTTTTATATGAGGCAAGTTGAagcatttttcttattttgcataaAGAACTGTTATTGCTGATATATCATTTTCAGCATTGTCTTGCCAACATGATAAAGAGTATGCAGAATAAGTCTTTATGTTAATTCTACTAAAGAAACTATATAATCTCTGCAATTAAGTGTGGGGTAATCAAATATAAGAATCAGGTATCCGTCAGACGAGTTTTAaaatatcggatatcggccAAAAAAGCCAATATCCCTAGTTTCAGTgtttaaaaattgtcaatttttctttctttcttttgaaACGTGCAAAGCAATAAATTGACTTGAATACATGATTCATTTTCCATACCAGTGAGCTCAGGCAGTGTTCGTAGCTCTGTGGTTGTACCGGATGATCTGTCATAAAGCTTGTCCAGCACAATCTCCTTGTCCTCATCAAAGAAGTAAGAACAGAATCCTGCAATGGCTGTTGTTGGGCCACCAATGTTGTTCCTGCACATCCAATGTTAAGAAACAGTCAGAGttgtttaattgattttaaaagcatttaagGAGGCAATCCAGACACAATTGTTCATACTTTGTTTGACACACTGAAGTAAGATCTCTAGGTTTATCCTCATCAAATCAATGTGACACTTCTAGTGTCTAAGCTTTCTGCATTTAGAACGAGACTAATGGGCTTTAGCAGCATTGGCGGTTGGTTTCCAAAATAGACAGAGTTTTGAATAGAAGCGTCCACTTTAACTGTGAGACGGATTTACCAACCTGAGGTCAACGATCATTGCATCAGTGTTGACCACCTTGTTCCAAACATGCTCGACAATTATCTGGGCGATGGCTTTGACTTCTTCGAAGTCGCCGAACATGTCAAAACGCAGGTAGCCAATGTTGTTCTCAAAAACCTCAGTAGTAAAGGAGACTTTGATCAAATCAATGTACACCTCAGGTGGATACTCCTGCAGAAAAGGAACCGATATTTACTCACATATTCAACATCATGACCAAAAGAAATCTGACATCGAGGAAAACtattatttaaattgaaaaaagtttCATATAAGCTACAAAGTTCATACCATTGGTGGTGGAGATTGTGCGTTGCTAGTGGTCTTCAGGCTCTTGTCACCAGAAAGGTTTTGCAGATCTGAAGACAGCTTCTCCTCCAGATCACTCTTGGAGACAATCATGTTGTACACACCATTTGCCTGGAGCACTTTTAATTTGGTGGCAACATCCGCCCCGATATTCTCAAAGGCATAATTGTCAGCGATCAGTGTTGCTGTTCCCTCGATGATGGCTGGAATTTGAGCACGGATCTTCAGAATCTTGATGGCAGTAGCAAGCGCATCTTCGGCAACAACCTCCACATTTGGAGTGACACCTGTGACTTCCCAGGTGGAGCCGGTGATGGGGCTGCGGCATTTCGCAGTTGGCACAGTAATATAGAAGTCTGTATCACTCACTttgaatttattaatttttaccGAACCTCCGGCAGTCTTCTCACCAACAATGGTAGCTCTTCTCATGTTCTTCAGACAGTAGGCGATGTCCTCTGCAATCCCCTTTGTGTTTCTGCTTGTGAGGATAATCAGAGGTTTTGTGACACCATATCTTTCTCCAAGCAGTTTAGACATTGAAAACAACTTTGTGGTGGTATTTGAGGGGCGGTCATAAATGCTGTCAATGTGAATTGGAGGCTCAGCTTGGGTAAAGTATGACACAATGTAAGGGATGCCCGTGGCATCGCCGCTGCCAGTGTAGCGCAAGTCAAAAATCAGAGCAGAAGTGGGCAGGATTTTGTTCCAGACCAACTCTAGAAGCAATGGGCCAACCTTGTCTGCAGCCTCCTCCCCAAGAATGTGATCGATCCTTAGGTAGCCAATGTTTCCCTCCAAAATGTCTAGTTTAATGGAGGTCTGCAGAACAGCAACAAGTTGCTCAGGGGGTAAGGGAGGCATCTGCGGGGCAACCTCAGGAACATAGTTGGGCTCAAATGAGACCTTTAGGCGCGGGTCGCTGACTGTGTTCTGTACTCCAGCACTGAGGACGTTAGCCAAGGATTCTGCGTCTGGGATCTTGAGAACGTCTGTGTTGCTGCTTGCCGCAGAAATTGCTTCCTTCATCCCAGTCAGCTTTTCTGGTGAGCAGTAATTGTCCATGATGATCTTTGCCATGTCTACAATGATGGTTGGAGGGAATGAGGCGTGGCTCACACCGAtatcccccaaaataaaaagcgATGCCACCAAAAGAAAAGACCAGGCCATTTTTCTCTGGTAAacagcgaaaaaaaaaaaaaacaacagaaaaatgaaaGTGGAGATTGCTGAGCCAAGCCTCCTTCTCAGGAGAGGTTCTTGATCAAATGGCACTGTTTTGATGGCAAGGATTCTGTTAGTGTTTTCATAAGAGGATTTAGTCGTGAAGAAACCTTTAATCCTATTATCCAGAGTGCCTCTGGAGAGCAATAACAACTATGCCAAATCGGTTCTGAAGAAACTAGCAAGTAGATGGCCTTTACATTTATCCAGGGTATTTTTAAAGCTGCCGACTTTAGGAACTGTTTTTTAACTAACAAATAGGTCGTAATTAGGGTGTATTTCAATAACTTAGATAGCCCTTATATGTGTGCAATTCTAGTATGCTAATGAGAGAGAAAAACTAAGAAACATTTCTGGTATGACTAAGCATGCTAAAgctacagagaaaaaaaaaagctaaaaacatcacatttgttaAAGGAGAATACCACATTAGGTTTAAGAAACACAATCCTCATAATGTGTTTGGAACTCATTTATTAGCAGTAAACCACAACAGTCCACCTGTAAAGGAACAGAGTGATTTTACATTTGCTGGGTGCTTCCTCCATCTGCTGGTGAATTGTGAACTGTAGGATTACAACGGCTTGACTTTACAGCAGGCTGTACCACaagcaagaagaaaaaaaaacattgaggcCAAAACAAGTGAGTTACAACATTTCAAACAGTCCACACAGCtagagcacaaaaaaaaacaaacaagaaacacAATGAGGAGTCAGTTCGATTTACAGCAGGGGTTATAATATGAACATTAAAGATATGTACATCAAACCTGAACATGTATATTTTATGCACAGAAATTATATAAAggcaaaaacagacattacATCCTACAGGTTGACCTCAGGTGATTGTGTTGTCCTTATTGCTGTTCACTTTTATCATCTATTTTACTTAATTCACGTCTCAGATCTTCATCATATTTAGAAATACTCCAAATATACTGCAGATATGGGGAGCACAGTTAACTGGGAATAGGTTCAATAAATCCCTCGGGCAGCAGATGGACGATAATATAACACTCTATGGCTTTATAGAAGATTACAGAGCATGCTGTAGTTTTTCAGTGCCTTAAACTGTACACTGAGGGCCGGATTCTCTAAAGGTTAatgggtattaaaacgtgtgcaaacgtcactccacacgcTAATAAGCCATACAAACCttagggaatcaggagtgcgttGCTGCTGCACGTCGCAATGCGCGctcaatccatttagtgcgtttccctctgattaaTATGTgtagtaggcggagctcacaaggcgagcaaaaaaatgggtgtaggacatgcaaataaattaatgcatgggacgcaatgcaattcataaAACCTCATGCCTCTGTTTTTCTGTATATATTTAGCACGGCCCACAACCAGGTGGTAACTGTTAAAGCTTTTTGTGCAGTAATGGCAGCAGCGATACAGTATTTGTGAGGAGACGGGGCAGGGGTGATGAAAGACGACCGAGGGATGGCATTTTCAGATCTTGAGTGAATAGATTTGGGATGAATGAATTCACAATTTTAAGAATGTGTTTTAACCTTTCCTGTTTCGTCTCCCCACCGTGGCTGGGGGGACACAGCGGAGATCCGCACTCTCCATGGCCGAAGGCTGCTTCTCCTCCGGGGATCACTCCCGTACGCTTGTTAAAGATGGCACCGCGTAGGAAGCACAGgccgttttgttgttgtttagctgcactctgtctgtctgtctgtctgtctgtctgtctgtctgtctgtctgtctgtctgtctgtctgtctgtctgtctgtctgtctgtctgtctgtctgtctgtctgtctgtctgtctgtctgtctgtctgtctgtctgtctatctatctatctatctatctatctatctatctatctatctatctatctatctatctatctatctatctatctatctatctatctatctatctatctatctatctatctatctatctatctatctatctatatttttgctgattcattcattttttttattagcttccTCCACTAACACCTAATTCTGCtacttaaaataaattttttcgCTGCCGTACACTCAGCTCTCCTTCACGCTTGTTCAACATAACACATACAAAACGGTCATTTAGATAGGGtggtctgcaccacttctgcacgtgcactaatcattgctgcaatcttagtgaattcctcgcagcaggtgaggaaactgcatcaccaaaggatttagggaagcaactggtttaccacccttcaTTTCAGATATTAGTGAATCCAACCCTGAATGTACACGGATTTATTATAAGAGGAGCAAATTACACTCAACCACATTTTCTAATTCCTTTCATTCTTTACTCTGATATGTGACAAATGAGATTTGTTGACTTTGCAGAAACTCAGAATAGAATACATGAATAATGAGGAAACTAACAAGTTATTTTCTTATATCAATCATATACAGTGACCAAAAGCTGGGGTGTCAAATACAGGGTTGGTGTGAATTATAATtctaatcatgtaattgataattaattacaattatggtgtgattataattgtaacaatagtttcaaaaatctgttgctgtcataattgtaattcaattgtaattgagtttagataattgaatttgtaattgtaattgccatgaaaattctataaaaaacacaaaactggggaaacatgttacagttctatgtacagtgcTACAAATataaagcctaacaaggtaaccaatagatagtaaagaaattagatgatagatatttgtttttagtgtattttacagctgatttatgacctgttattataagagatgctaacagaaagctaacacaagaggaaggttaacttttattacgttatttatttcaggttcagtaattgagaacgtaaatgCAATTCACTTTCTGGggataaaaaatatttgtaatttaattgtaattggaaaaaatgctggtcactgtaattgtaatttaattgtaattgaacatggg from Gouania willdenowi chromosome 19, fGouWil2.1, whole genome shotgun sequence includes the following:
- the rbp3 gene encoding retinol-binding protein 3; translation: MAWSFLLVASLFILGDIGVSHASFPPTIIVDMAKIIMDNYCSPEKLTGMKEAISAASSNTDVLKIPDAESLANVLSAGVQNTVSDPRLKVSFEPNYVPEVAPQMPPLPPEQLVAVLQTSIKLDILEGNIGYLRIDHILGEEAADKVGPLLLELVWNKILPTSALIFDLRYTGSGDATGIPYIVSYFTQAEPPIHIDSIYDRPSNTTTKLFSMSKLLGERYGVTKPLIILTSRNTKGIAEDIAYCLKNMRRATIVGEKTAGGSVKINKFKVSDTDFYITVPTAKCRSPITGSTWEVTGVTPNVEVVAEDALATAIKILKIRAQIPAIIEGTATLIADNYAFENIGADVATKLKVLQANGVYNMIVSKSDLEEKLSSDLQNLSGDKSLKTTSNAQSPPPMEYPPEVYIDLIKVSFTTEVFENNIGYLRFDMFGDFEEVKAIAQIIVEHVWNKVVNTDAMIVDLRNNIGGPTTAIAGFCSYFFDEDKEIVLDKLYDRSSGTTTELRTLPELTGARYGSKKSLIILTSGATAGAAEEFVYIMKKVGRAMIVGATTNGSSHPPKTFRVGETDIFIDIPTIHSDTIAGPAWEGAGVAPHIPVRAEDALEAAKGIFNKHFGGQK